In Magnolia sinica isolate HGM2019 chromosome 12, MsV1, whole genome shotgun sequence, a single genomic region encodes these proteins:
- the LOC131221512 gene encoding receptor-like protein 15, giving the protein MSSYAGFKRWSKLSKLEHLDLSYNSFDESILPYLGALSSLKSLDLSKNNLEGCFPSKELANLSKLEVLDLGDNQLNGSLFLQDLCNLENLQELDLRRNELEGSLPPCLSNLSSLQQLDLSENRLSGQISSSLISSLTMIRFLSLSYNRFEGCLSFSSFANLSKLEVVELSVLNGTHLDGDVITYPNQLEVETESTPWVPKFQLEVLHLSNCNINKLTGTIPSFLSTQYDLISLDLSHNNMKGNFPSWLLENNKRLKMLDLGSNSLAGSFHLSPHSNNLTALFLDVSSNHISGQLPENIGLCLPNLRYLNMSINALHGSIPLSMGNMSELFSLDLSRNNFSGEIPEQLAMGCISLETLKLSNNRLQGPVLPTHSNLTQLQYLYLDGNGFTGRISAGLFKSTHLWILDVGKNNISGRLPAQIGNFSKLKWLSMPGNYLEGPIPTEYCKLSLLSFLDLSQNGIFGPIPSCFDLSLKFLHLQGNELTGLLPTALSKISSLVTLDVSDNYFSGNIPNWIGTLQNLRFLLLGGNNLQGHIPMQLCQLKNVSILDISHNNLSGPIPPCFGNMTFGRARITDFSTFVFYPWSATAGLDIELPGYRIEVSVPFIRGRMTKSEEEVEFITKKRSETYKGDVLYLMSGVDLSWNQLTGEIPPEIGYLTATHALNLSHNQLSGPIPETFSNLKQIESLDLSHNRLSGEIPPQLTELYTLSTFTVAYNNLSGVLPDMMKGQFSTFGETSYEGNPLLCGPPLKSCFSTSPLPPSMPTMAGDKDDGNDIIFYACFSVSCTMSFLLFIALLYINCYWRGLYFYFVDACIDSCYYFALDSYYFALDNLRKVFTRPRA; this is encoded by the exons ATGTCATCCTATGCAGGTTTCAAAAGATGGTCGAAATTGAGCAAGCTAGAGCACCTTGACCTGAGCTATAACTCATTCGATGAAAGTATCCTACCATATTTGG GCGCACTCTCCTCCCTCAAGAGCCTTGATCTAAGTAAGAATAATTTGGAAGGATGCTTCCCCTCAAAAG AATTGGCCAACTTGAGCAAACTAGAGGTTTTGGATTTGGGGGATAATCAACTCAATGGTTCCCTATTTCTGCAAG ATTTGTGCAATCTGGAGAATCTCCAAGAACTGGATCTTCGAAGAAATGAATTGGAAGGGAGCCTTCCTCCATGTCTCAGCAACTTGTCATCCCTCCAACAACTTGATCTCTCCGAGAATAGACTCAGTGGGCAAATCTCCTCATCTCTCATCTCTAGCCTCACAATGATCcggttcctttctctctcttacaaccgcTTTGAGGGGTGTCTATCATTTAGCTcatttgctaatctttccaagcTCGAGGTTGTGGAACTTTCGGTACTGAACGGTACACATCTTGATGGCGATGTTATAACTTATCCCAATCAGTTAGAGGTTGAAACTGAATCCACACCTTGGGTTCCAAAATTCCAGTTGGAAGTCCTCCACCTATCAAACTGCAACATCAACAAGCTCACTGGTACCATTCCCAGCTTCCTTTCCACCCAATATGACTTGATATCATTGGACCTTTCCCACAACAACATGAAGGGAAACTTCCCATCTTGGTTGTTAGAGAATAATAAAAGACTTAAAATGCTAGACCTTGGAAGCAACTCCTTAGCTGGCTCATTCCATCTGTCACCTCATTCTAACAACCTGACCGCATTATTTCTGGACGTCTCCAGCAACCACATCTCCGGACAACTTCCTGAAAATATCGGTCTCTGCCTTCCAAATTTAAGATACTTAAACATGTCTATAAATGCTCTTCATGGTAGCATTCCTCTGTCGATGGGTAACATGAGTGAATTGTTTTCTTTAGATTTGTCGAGAAACAATTTTTCAGGAGAAATACCAGAGCAGTTGGCCATGGGTTGCATCTCATTGGAAACTTTGAAGCTATCAAACAATAGATTACAAGGCCCAGTGCTACCAACTCATTCGAACTTGACTCAGTTACAGTATCTGTATTTGGATGGCAATGGATTCACCGGGAGGATCTCAGCTGGTCTATTCAAAAGCACGCATCTATGGATTTTGGATGTTGGTAAAAACAACATATCAGGTCGTCTTCCAGCACAGATTGGGAACTTTTCTAAGTTGAAGTGGCTTTCCATGCCCGGAAACTATTTGGAAGGTCCTATTCCAACTGAGTATTGCaaactctctcttctttcctttttggACCTTTCCCAAAATGGAATTTTTGGTCCCATACCTTCATGCTTCGATCTATCTCTGAAATTCTTACATTTGCAAGGAAATGAGCTTACAGGATTGCTGCCAACTGCTTTATCCAAAATTTCCTCCCTTGTTACATTGGATGTCAGCGACAACTACTTCTCTGGTAATATTCCAAATTGGATTGGTACACTTCAAAATTTAAGGTTTCTTCTCCTCGGAGGAAATAATTTGCAAGGTCACATTCCCATGCAGTTGTGTCAACTGAAGAACGTCAGCATATTAGATATTTCACACAATAATCTCTCTGGTCCAATACCACCTTGCTTTGGTAATATGACATTCGGGAGGGCAAGAATAACTGACTTCTCTACTTTTGTTTTCTATCCATGGTCTGCCACTGCCGGTCTAGACATTGAGCTGCCTGGATACCGTATTGAAGTTAGCGTGCCTTTTATACGTGGACGTATGACAAAATCTGAGGAAGAAGTGGAGTTCATAACAAAGAAGAGGTCTGAAACTTACAAGGGCGATGTTCTTTACTTGATGTCCGGTGTAGATCTGTCATGGAACCAGTTAACAGGTGAAATCCCACCTGAAATTGGATATCTAACCGCTACTCATGCATTGAACTTGTCCCACAATCAATTGAGTGGACCAATTCCAGAAACCTTCTCAAATCTAAAACAGATTGAGAGCTTGGACCTTTCTCACAATAGATTGAGTGGGGAGATTCCTCCTCAACTAACTGAGCTCTACACCTTATCTACATTCACAGTGGCATACAATAACTTATCCGGTGTCTTACCGGACATGATGAAGGGGCAGTTTAGCACCTTTGGAGAAACCAGCTACGAAGGCAATCCCCTACTCTGTGGACCACCACTGAAGAGTTGCTTCTCCACTTCTCCGCTACCACCTTCAATGCCAACAATGGCAGGTGACAAGGATGATGGAAATGACATAATCTTCTATGCATGCTTTTCGGTGTCATGTACTATGTCGTTCTTGCTTTTCATAGCACTTCTCTACATCAACTGCTATTGGAGAGGTCTATACTTCTATTttgttgatgcatgtattgattCGTGCTATTATTTTGCTTTAGATAGCTACTATTTTGCTTTAGACAACCTTCGGAAGGTTTTCACCCGGCCACGTGCATAA
- the LOC131220153 gene encoding receptor-like protein 15: MDLQFIIFIMKEDRRNRFLEQTEAKSFAFLGIAEKSNRELSLLDGGIVWKDSREENAFYNLENLQELDVQGNELEGSLPPCLSNLSSLQLLDLSYNRLSGQISSSLISSLTMIRFLSLSSNRFEGSLSFSSFANLSKLEVVELSVLKANYPYPEREVITYPNQLEIETESTPWTPKFQLKALLLSNCNINKLTGTIPSFLSTQYDLIALELSHNNIKGKFPSWLLEKNERLQMLDLGSNSLAGPFHLPPHSNNLNAYYLDVSSNHIYGQLPENIGFCLPNLLYLNMSANALHGTFPLSMGNMRELFTLDLSRNNFSEEIPEQLAMGCIRLEILKLSNNRLQGLVFPTCLNLTWLQYLYLDGNQFSGRISAGIFKSPHLQLLDVGKNNISGRLPAQIGNFSELMWLSMPKNYLEGPIPANIGTGMELPGYRIKVGVPYIIVRLTKAEEEVEFITKKRSETYKGDVLYLMSSVDLSWNQLSGENPPQLTKLNFLSTFNVSHNNLSGILPDMMKGQFGTFGETSYEDNPPLCGPPLKSCFTSPLPPSMPTTSGDEDNGHDIIFYACFPVSCTMSFLLFIALLYINRYWRGLYFYFVDACIYSCYYFALDKLRKVCNIESMQDLHVIWKINNISVIVDLLEDWYQSNLLLLLQLIEGSTSPGWKWKYWLGRIKAICLHGQVKFEHIFREAVRLNLLLPKLISPEQGAFIKDRPIAEHIALA; the protein is encoded by the exons ATGGATCTCCAGTTTATTATTTTCATCATGAAAG AAGATCGACGGAACCGATTTCTTGAGCAAACAGAAGCAAAGTCATTCGCGTTTTTGGGAATTGCGGAAAAGTCAAACCGAGAACTGAGTCTTTTGGATGGAGGAATCGTTTGGAAGGATTCAAGAGAAGAAAACG CTTTTTACAATCTTGAGAATCTCCAAGAACTGGATGTTCAAGGAAATGAATTGGAAGGGAGCCTTCCTCCATGTCTCAGCAACTTGTCATCCCTCCAACTACTTGATCTCTCCTATAATAGACTCAGTGGGCAAATCTCCTCATCTCTCATCTCTAGCCTCACGATGATCCGgttcctttctctctcctccaACCGCTTTGAGGGGTCTCTCTCATTTAGCTcatttgctaatctttccaagcTCGAGGTTGTGGAACTTTCAGTACTGAAGGCTAACTATCCCTATCCTGAGCGCGAGGTTATAACTTACCCCAATCAGTTAGAGATTGAAACTGAATCCACACCTTGGACTCCTAAATTCCAGTTGAAAGCCCTCCTCTTATCAAACTGCAACATCAACAAGCTCACTGGTACCATTCCCAGCTTCCTTTCCACCCAATATGACTTGATAGCATTGGAACTTTCCCACAACAACATCAAGGGAAAGTTTCCATCTTGGTTGTTAGAGAAGAATGAAAGACTACAAATGCTCGACCTAGGAAGCAACTCCTTAGCTGGCCCATTCCATCTGCCACCTCATTCTAACAACCTCAATGCATATTATCTGGACGTCTCCAGCAACCACATCTACGGACAACTTCCTGAAAACATCGGTTTCTGCCTTCCAAATTTATTATACTTAAACATGTCTGCAAACGCTCTTCATGGTACCTTTCCTCTGTCAATGGGTAACATGAGAGAATTGTTTACTTTAGATTTGTCGAGAAACAATTTCTCAGAAGAAATACCAGAGCAGTTGGCCATGGGTTGCATCAGATTAGAAATTTTGAAGCTATCAAACAATAGATTACAAGGCCTAGTGTTTCCGACTTGTTTGAACTTGACTTGGTTACAGTATCTGTATTTGGATGGCAATCAATTCTCCGGGAGGATCTCAGCTGGTATATTCAAAAGCCCTCATCTACAGTTATTGGATGTTGGTAAAAACAACATATCAGGTCGTCTTCCTGCACAGATTGGGAACTTTTCTGAGTTAATGTGGCTTTCCATGCCAAAAAATTATTTAGAAGGTCCTATTCCAGCCAA TATCGGTACAGGCATGGAGCTGCCTGGATACCGTATTAAAGTTGGTGTGCCTTATATAATTGTACGTTTGACAAAAGCTGAGGAAGAGGTGGAGTTCATAACAAAGAAGAGGTCTGAAACTTACAAGGGTGACGTTCTTTACTTGATGTCCAGTGTAGATCTGTCATGGAACCA ATTGAGCGGGGAGAATCCTCCTCAACTAACTAAGCTCAACTTCTTATCTACATTCAACGTCTCTCACAATAACCTATCCGGCATCTTACCGGACATGATGAAGGGGCAGTTTGGCACCTTTGGAGAAACCAGCTACGAAGACAATCCCCCACTCTGTGGACCACCACTGAAGAGTTGCTTCACTTCTCCGCTACCACCTTCAATGCCAACAACGTCAGGCGACGAGGATAATGGACATGACATAATCTTCTATGCATGCTTTCCGGTGTCATGTACTATGTCCTTCTTGCTTTTCATAGCACTTCTCTACATCAACCGCTATTGGAGAGGTCTATACTTCTATTTCGTTGATGCATGTATCTATTCATGCTATTATTTTGCTTTAGACAAACTTCGGAAG gtgtGTAACATTGAAAGTATGcaagatctccatgtcatctggaagatcaacaacataagtgttATCGTTGATCTTTTAGAGGATtggtaccagtccaatcttcttcttcttcttcaacttatTGAAG GATCGACTAGTCCAGGCTGGAAGTGGAAGTATTGGTTGGGTAGGATTAAGGCCATCTGTCTCCATGGTCAGGTGAAGTTTGAGCACATCTTCAGAGAAG